The Streptomyces sp. NBC_00597 DNA segment GCCGTGGGCGTTGCCGGGGAAGGGGATGCGCCGCATGGTGTCGGGCAGGTTGTGGTAAATGCCTGGGATGAAGCGGAACCCGTGCTCGGCAGGCAGGGGCCGGCGGCCGCCGCGGGCGCTGCCGGGGACGTCCATGCTGCGGGCCTTGCCGCCGAGTGCGCGGCGCTCGTAGACGGTGACGGCGTAGCCGCGCTCGGCGAGTTCGTGGGCCGCGGTGAGCCCGGCGACCCCGCCGCCGAGGACGGCGACCCGGCGGCCGTTCGGGGCTGCGGCGGTCCGGGGGGTCCGGTCTGCGACCGGCTGCGGGGACCGGGCGCGGGCGGGGGCGGCGACGGCCCCGGTGGTTCCCAGCGTCCCGGCGGTGGCGGCGGCGCCGGCGATGAACGTGCGCCTCGAACTGCCGGTGCTGCCCGTGCTGCCCGTGCTGCCTGTGCTGCGCCTGCGCGTCATGAGGAAGCCCCTTTGGTGTCCGGTCCGAAGCGGAGGCCGATGTGCATTACCGGCGGTAACAGTGGCGTTCGGCGCAGGAGCATAAGGGCGCCACCGCGGACCCGGAAGGCTCGGAAGCACCCGCACGCACTATGGCGCGAAACCTTCCCTCCGGCGTGCGCTGTGGGAACCTTGACCACACGTCGGAAAACGGGCCCCCACGGTGAAGGAGCATGCCGATGGCAGACGAGCCGCTTTCGCAGAAGGAGATCGAGGACCGGTTGCGGGAACTCCCCGGCTGGGCCTTCGAGGACGACCGGATCATCCGCACCTACCGGCTGGGCACCCACTTCGCGGCGAGCGCGCTCGTCGTCCACATCGCCACGGTCCAAGAGGAGTTGAACCACCACTCCGACCTGACCCTCGGCTACAACACGGTCCGGGTGTCCGTGAACACGCACAGCGCCGGCGACGCCGTCACCGGCGCCGACTTCGCGCTGGCCGAACGGGTCGAGGCCCTCGCTCCCGCCCACGGCGCGAGCTGACGCCGACGGCGAAGCCGCTGCTCGACCACCACCACGCCGAGGCCGCCGCGCACGACGCCACCGCGGTGGCACCCCGTGCGCCCGGCTGCCGTCGCCGCGGCGCTCGGCCCGCACCCGCCCGAAGCCCGGTACGAACGCCCGCCGTCAGGGGCGGCGACTGCGGTGCGCCCGTGAACGGGAGTCCGCACGGGGTGAAGGCAATGTGAGGACGTCCCTGAGGTCCCGACCGAACGACGTGCGCAACTTCGCCCGCCTGTGCCCGCGCAACCACCGTGAGGCGACGGACGGCGGGGAAGCCGAGGCCCTCTGGTCCTGGGGCGACCCCGCCCGCGACTCCTCAGGAGGGTTCGAGGTGCCACCACTGGGCGGGGGAGTCGGTGTCCTCGCACACGCGGGCCCGGCCCTCCTCGTCCGCCTCCAGCGGCAGGCCGCTGATGCAGGCGATCAAGGACACCACCCCGGGATCGTCGAGATGCTCCTCGATGATCCACTCCTGCGCGCCGAACGCGTTCGCCCGCCACACCTGGACCCGGGTGCCGCTCTCCGTGGACGCGTTGGCGACGTCCAGCAGCTTGTCGTTGTGCACGCTGACGACGTGGACGATCCCGCCTCCGCTGTGGACCGGCACGATCCGCCACAGCCCGGCCGCCGGTGGCGAGGGCGGGCCGTCCGGGCCCACTCCCACCCGGGTGCCGCCCTCCAGCCGGAGCAGCAGGCCGCTGGCGGCGTTGCGGATCCGGTGGACCCCGGCGCTCACGGGCACCTGCGGCTCAGACGTCGAAGACGGCCGGATCCGGCCCGATCCGCCCCGCCGAGGGACCCGTAGCCAGCGCGTCCAGCGCGGCGCGGTCCGCAGCGTCCAGCTCGAAGCCGAAGACGTCCAGGTTCTCCCGGATCCGCGACGGGGTCACCGACTTCGGGATCACGATGTTCCCGAGGTCCAGGTGCCAGCGCAGCACCACCTGGGCGGCGGAACGCCCGTGTTTGGCGGCGGTCTCGGCGACCGCCGGGAGCGTCAGCAGCTCCTTGCCCTGGCCGAGCGGGGACCAGGCTTCGGTGGCGATGCCGAGCCGGGAGTGCAGGGCGCGCAACTCGGGCTGCGGGAACAGCGGGTGCAACTCGATCTGGTTCACGGCCGGGACCAGCGTGCTCTCTGCGCCGAGCCGCTCCAGGTCGGCCGGGCGGAAGTTCGACACGCCGACGGAATGGGCGCGGCCGCTCTGCGCGATCTCCTCGAACGTCTTCCAGATGGCGAGGAAGTCGTCGCGCATCGGGCGCGGCCAGTGGATCAGGTACAGGTCGATGTGTTCGAGGCCCAGCTTGTCCAGGGAGTGGTCGAACGCGCGCAGCACGTCGTCGCGGCGCCAGGTCCGGGAGCGGCCGTTCCACAGTTTGGTGGTGACGAACAGCTCTTCGCGCGGCACCCCGGAAGCGGCGAGGGCCTGGCCGATGCCCTTCTCGTTGCCGTACGCGGCCGCCGTGTCGATGCTCCGGTACCCCGCCTCCAGCGCCGCCCCGACGGCCTGCGCGGCTTCGGAGTCCGGGACCTGGAAGACGCCGAAACCGAGCTGGGGCATGGGCGTGCCGTTGTTGAGCCAGATGGCGGGGACCTGGTTCACGTCTGGCTGTTCCCTCTGGTCGGCGGGCTGGGGCGCGCTCCGGCTGGGCGGTCAGGTACCGGGTGCGAGCGGCGACGGCCGGCCGCCGCGGCGATCGTAGTCCCGCCAGAGTCCGGCAGGGCCGGACTGCTGCCGGACACACCGTCAGGACACCCCCAGATAGGCCTGCCGGACGAGCGGATCGGCCCGGACCTCGGCGGGCGGGCCCTGCGCGAGGACCGTTCCGAGGTCCAGGACGACCACCCGTGTGCAGAGGTCCATCACGAAGGCCACGTCGTGTTCCACCAGCAGCACCGCGCAGCCCTCCTCCTCGGCCAGCCGCCGGACGACCGCCGCGAGCTGCTCGCGTTCGGTGGCCGACAGGCCGGACGCGGGCTCGTCCAGCAGCAACACCTGCGGCGGATCGGCGACGGCCCGGGCCAGCTCGACCATCCGGGCCCGGCCCACCGGAAGCCCGGCCGCGGGCAGCGCCCCCAGCGCCCCGATCCCGCAGGCGGCGAGGACGCGCTCCCCCCGCTCCCGCCGCTCCCGCTCCCGACGGCGCCGGGCCGGGGACCCGAGCAGGTCGGCGGCGAGCCCGCCCCCGCCGCCGCGCCACTCCTGCGCGACGAGCAGGTTGTCGGCCACGCTGAGCTGCCCGAACAGCTGCTGGCGCTGGAACGTCCGGCGCATCCCGTGCCGGGCCCGCCAGACCGGCGAACGGCGGGTGACGTCCTCTCCCCGAAGGCGCACCCGGCCCCGGTCGGGCCGCCGGATCCCGGACAGCACGTCGAACAGCGTGGTCTTCCCGGCCCCGTTCGGCCCGATCAGCCCGCACACCTCCCCGGCGCGGACGCCGAGGTCCACCCCCGTCAGAGCCTTCACCCCACCGAACCGGACGCCGATCCCGGAGCCCTCAAGCACGTACGGCGCCGTCATGGCGTCCTCCCCAGATAGGCCGCGGCGAGCCGGTCGGCCTCCACCTCGCCGCGTGGACCGCACCACGAGACCCGCCCCCGGGAGAGGTACGCGACGGTGTCGGCGACCCCGAGGATCCCGGCGGCCTTCTCCTCCACCAGCAACAGCGCGGTCCCGGCGTCCCGGAGCTCGGTGAGCAGTCCGTACACCTCCTCCACCACCCTCGGCGCCAGCCCGAGCGAAGGCTCGTCGGCGATCAGCACCTCGGGCGGGCGCTGCAGCAGCGGGGCGAGGGCCAGCATCTGCTGCTCGCCGCCGGACAGCGCCCCGGCGGCGACGCCCCGCCGCTCCCGCAGCCGCGGGAACCGTGCGTAGACGGCGTCCCGTTCGGCTGGGTCCCTCAGGTACAGCGCCAGGTTCTCCTCGACGTCGAGGGAGGGGAAGATCCCCCGCCCTTCGGGAGCGAGCAGCACCCCGCGGCCGGCCCGCCGCACGGGCCCGTCGCGGGTCACGTCCCGCCCCCGTACGAGGACCCGCCCGCTCCCGGCGGCCAGGGCCCCGGCGGCCACCCGGCACGCGGTGCTCTTGCCGGCCCCGTTGGGTCCGAGCACGACGAGGATCTCCCCTTTCCGGACGGCGAGATCGACCCCGTGCAGTACGAGGCCGCCGTCGTACCCGGCGGTGACGCCCCGCAGCTCCAGCACGGGAACTGCGGGGCCTTCCGCCACCCCGCCCCTTCCCGGAACCGGGGCTCTGCCCCGGACCCCGTTCATGCGCTGTGCGCCCGTGCCCGTGCCCGCGCCCGCGCTCTCGGACGGCGGGCGGCCCGACTCGGCCCCGCCGGCGTTCGAGGCGTGGGTCCGGGCAGTGCCCGGGAAACGGCGAAGGGGCGGAGCGGGGGAGAGCCCCCCGGGGACCGCGGTCCCGCCGACGGCCCGGGGCCCGGGGACGGCCCGGCTTGCGCGGGCGGTCCCCTGATCCGCTGGGGCTCCGGCGCCGGCCCGGGCCACGGCCCGCCGTCGGGCGAGCCGTACCGGGATCGCGGCGCAGTACCCGTCCGGGTCGTTGGCGAGTGCCAGTCCCGCCAGCCCGAACAGGATCACCGGCACGTACCCCGACGCCGTCACGAAATCGGCCAGCACGCGCGGGGCCACGGCGTACACGACCCCCGCCACCACCGCGTACTGCGGCCGCCGCAGCCCCGCGGCGACCACGACCGCCAGCCACACCAGTCCCGTCATCGCCGTGAAGTCCGTCGCCGTGATCCGGGTGTTGTACGAGGCGAGCAGCACGCCGCCGAACCCGGCCAGGCCCGCGGAGAGCGTGAACAGCAGCAGCTTCGTGCGCAGTACCGACACCCCCGAGGCCATCGCCGCCGCCGGAGCCGACCGTACAGCCAGCATCGCCCGCCCCGACGGCGAGTTCCGCAGCGCGCTCAGCCCGGCCGCGCACACGGCGACGACCACCACCAGCGCCACCCCCAGCGCGCGGTCGTCGCCGAGGTCCACCGGTCCGAGCACGGGCCGCGGGACCGTCCATCCGGAGTCCCCGTTGCGCAGCCACCGCAGCTGGAACAACACCTGGTCCGCGAGGAACGCCAGGGCCAGTGTCGCCAGGGCCAGCGTCCGCCCGCCCAGCCGCAGTGCGGGAAGTGCGACCAGCGCCCCGAGCAGCGCCGCCGCGCAGGTCCCCACCGCCAGCGCCGCCGCGAACGGCCAGCCGCGGCTCATCAGCAGCCCCGCGACCAGCGCGGCTCCCGTCACGAAGGTGCCCTGCGCCAGCGACACCATCGCCCCGAGCCCGGTCACCACCGTGAAGGACATGAACACCAGGCCGAAGGCCAGCCCCTGGGCGAGCAGCCCGCTCCAGAAGGGCGTGGTCACCGTGTAGAACGCGACGCACAGCGCCCCGCAGAGCACCGCCCACACCCCCCACCGCCGGCCCCACGGGGCGCCGGCCGGATGGTCCGCGGGCGCCGGGTCCGCGGCCGCGGTACCCGCCGTCCGGGCCCGCCGGGTCAGCACCAGCAGTCCGCCGAACAGGATGAGGAAGGGCACCGCCGTCCGGAACCCGGTGATTCGATCGGCGAAGGACGCGTACCCGGCGACCAGGTTCTGCAGCACTCCCAGCCCCAGTCCGCCCGCGAACGCGAGCGGCACGGACACGAACCGCCCGAGCACGGCCGCCGTCGCCGAGACGAACAGGAACAGCGTGAAGTCGTGCGCCGACAGCCCCAGCAGCGGCGTCGCCAGCACGCCCGCGAGCCCCGCCAGTGCGGACGCGATCATCCAGGCCACGGACGACAGGCGGTCGGCGCTGATCCCGCGCAGCTCGGTAAGCGAGCGGTCGTCGACGGCGGCCCGCAGGTGCAGCCC contains these protein-coding regions:
- a CDS encoding 4a-hydroxytetrahydrobiopterin dehydratase → MADEPLSQKEIEDRLRELPGWAFEDDRIIRTYRLGTHFAASALVVHIATVQEELNHHSDLTLGYNTVRVSVNTHSAGDAVTGADFALAERVEALAPAHGAS
- a CDS encoding RICIN domain-containing protein translates to MSAGVHRIRNAASGLLLRLEGGTRVGVGPDGPPSPPAAGLWRIVPVHSGGGIVHVVSVHNDKLLDVANASTESGTRVQVWRANAFGAQEWIIEEHLDDPGVVSLIACISGLPLEADEEGRARVCEDTDSPAQWWHLEPS
- a CDS encoding aldo/keto reductase, translating into MNQVPAIWLNNGTPMPQLGFGVFQVPDSEAAQAVGAALEAGYRSIDTAAAYGNEKGIGQALAASGVPREELFVTTKLWNGRSRTWRRDDVLRAFDHSLDKLGLEHIDLYLIHWPRPMRDDFLAIWKTFEEIAQSGRAHSVGVSNFRPADLERLGAESTLVPAVNQIELHPLFPQPELRALHSRLGIATEAWSPLGQGKELLTLPAVAETAAKHGRSAAQVVLRWHLDLGNIVIPKSVTPSRIRENLDVFGFELDAADRAALDALATGPSAGRIGPDPAVFDV
- a CDS encoding ABC transporter ATP-binding protein; the encoded protein is MTAPYVLEGSGIGVRFGGVKALTGVDLGVRAGEVCGLIGPNGAGKTTLFDVLSGIRRPDRGRVRLRGEDVTRRSPVWRARHGMRRTFQRQQLFGQLSVADNLLVAQEWRGGGGGLAADLLGSPARRRRERERRERGERVLAACGIGALGALPAAGLPVGRARMVELARAVADPPQVLLLDEPASGLSATEREQLAAVVRRLAEEEGCAVLLVEHDVAFVMDLCTRVVVLDLGTVLAQGPPAEVRADPLVRQAYLGVS
- a CDS encoding ATP-binding cassette domain-containing protein; translated protein: MGDLLVFVLSGLVSGALYALLATGLVLSYSASGLFNFAHGATAYLCALTFYEVHSGLGWPAVPAALLVVCVLAPGLGWGLDRLMFRRLARVGETAQIVATIGLLVALPAAGLWAVELLADAGAPVEPAENRFGLPGVGPSPARSWQLAEGVGIDSDQLITWVVTAVVAVALWALMRHTRLGLHLRAAVDDRSLTELRGISADRLSSVAWMIASALAGLAGVLATPLLGLSAHDFTLFLFVSATAAVLGRFVSVPLAFAGGLGLGVLQNLVAGYASFADRITGFRTAVPFLILFGGLLVLTRRARTAGTAAADPAPADHPAGAPWGRRWGVWAVLCGALCVAFYTVTTPFWSGLLAQGLAFGLVFMSFTVVTGLGAMVSLAQGTFVTGAALVAGLLMSRGWPFAAALAVGTCAAALLGALVALPALRLGGRTLALATLALAFLADQVLFQLRWLRNGDSGWTVPRPVLGPVDLGDDRALGVALVVVVAVCAAGLSALRNSPSGRAMLAVRSAPAAAMASGVSVLRTKLLLFTLSAGLAGFGGVLLASYNTRITATDFTAMTGLVWLAVVVAAGLRRPQYAVVAGVVYAVAPRVLADFVTASGYVPVILFGLAGLALANDPDGYCAAIPVRLARRRAVARAGAGAPADQGTARASRAVPGPRAVGGTAVPGGLSPAPPLRRFPGTARTHASNAGGAESGRPPSESAGAGTGTGAQRMNGVRGRAPVPGRGGVAEGPAVPVLELRGVTAGYDGGLVLHGVDLAVRKGEILVVLGPNGAGKSTACRVAAGALAAGSGRVLVRGRDVTRDGPVRRAGRGVLLAPEGRGIFPSLDVEENLALYLRDPAERDAVYARFPRLRERRGVAAGALSGGEQQMLALAPLLQRPPEVLIADEPSLGLAPRVVEEVYGLLTELRDAGTALLLVEEKAAGILGVADTVAYLSRGRVSWCGPRGEVEADRLAAAYLGRTP